In Ananas comosus cultivar F153 linkage group 10, ASM154086v1, whole genome shotgun sequence, the following proteins share a genomic window:
- the LOC109715945 gene encoding 16.9 kDa class I heat shock protein 2-like, which yields MSIVRRSNIFDPFSLDLWDPFDAFRALTESRPSSFVSDTSAFANTRVDWKETPEAHVFKADLPGVKREEVKVEVEEGGILQISGERSKEKEEKTDKWHRVERSSGKFLRRFRLPENAKLDEVKATMENGVLTVTVPKTEVKKPEVKAIEISGN from the coding sequence ATGTCGATCGTGAGGCGCAGCAACATCTTCGACCCCTTCTCCCTCGACCTCTGGGACCCCTTCGACGCCTTCCGCGCCCTCACCGAGTCCCGTCCCAGCAGCTTCGTGAGCGACACCTCCGCCTTCGCCAACACGCGCGTGGACTGGAAGGAGACGCCCGAGGCGCACGTGTTTAAGGCGGACCTGCCGGGGGTGAAGAGGGAGGAGGTGAAGGTGGAAGTGGAGGAAGGCGGCATCCTCCAGATCAGCGGCGAGCGCagcaaggagaaggaggagaagaccGACAAGTGGCACCGCGTGGAGCGCAGCAGCGGCAAGTTCCTACGCAGGTTCCGCCTGCCGGAGAATGCCAAGCTGGACGAGGTGAAGGCCACCATGGAGAATGGGGTGCTCACCGTCACTGTGCCAAAGACCGAGGTCAAGAAGCCTGAGGTCAAGGCTATTGAGATCTCCGGTAATTGA